A single Aspergillus puulaauensis MK2 DNA, chromosome 7, nearly complete sequence DNA region contains:
- a CDS encoding DUF3405 domain-containing protein (COG:S;~EggNog:ENOG410PIPY;~InterPro:IPR021822;~PFAM:PF11885;~antiSMASH:Cluster_7.2), whose protein sequence is MAFLRRYLWLWSLFLTLLFLFLVLRSLPVRSPLPSIKVLNTGHSLQCTRQWNPADDTAPPAHEPVGIGTLRDVREENFYRGGVSTIELVNGSSHPLPAIYDPYPDYNREGVGFHACYGPRGTVLNRQDPEDMVLAYPGLQEGFPFPKYGSYDALKLDGCSCTTRSSRFGAYGYTEPGPDSSGPNSADQASWENVNWKSLQTQCLERNSAMYKTPDSGWNGLLPLQYEAIQLNEKRHSSPGFQTRSAVILRAWHDMQWTENMKHHVRALIMELSLHSGAEYEVFLLTHVKDNDIPLYGPDDEENIQNLKERYIPREFWGITIFFNEQTLESWYPKVDEHKPLHQHLQPLQIFSVAFPEFDYYWQLEMDARFTGHAYHFLQRASDFAKQQPRKYLWERNAYFYIPGAHGSWTNFLTTVDESMESKGSIWGPAPPDSLPWLDPVGPEPPVEFPEDDDYEWGAGEEADLITFLPIFDPSDTTWVFSTMVWDIPEDIPRRASPVTMGRFSRLLLRSIHDAQADQGIALVSEMTTSSFALWHGLKAVHVPHPLYADGKWTPKELARMVNRGQPERINSGLDSLWNWNHRFDHILYRMTYMFTAQASEDFYRRWLGFEADPNQYTDGSYHQDPQGRNWFDGGALREDLYGPLCFPSMLLHPVKNTASRKGSDMAVPV, encoded by the exons ATGGCTTTTCTACGCCGATACCTCTGGTTGTGGTCGCTGTTTCTAAcacttcttttcctctttctcGTCCTACGGTCTCTTCCTGTCCGTAGCCCTTTACCTTCCATCAAGGTCTTGAATACAGGGCACTCCCTGCAGTGCACACGCCAGTGGAATCCAGCTGATGATACTGCTCCACCTGCCCATGAACCGGTAGGAATAGGAACACTCCGCGATGTCAG GGAGGAGAACTTCTACCGGGGAGGAGTCTCCACGATAGAATTAGTGAACggatcttctcatcctcttccagcaaTTTATGACCCTTATCCAGATTATAACCGGGAGGGTGTGGGGTTTCACGCCTGCTATGGACCACGAGGAACCGTCTTAAATCGCCAGGACCCCGAAGATATGGTTCTGGCCTATCCAGGTCTGCAGGAGG GCTTTCCTTTCCCAAAGTACGGCTCGTATGACGCTCTCAAACTAGACGGTTGCAGCTGTACTACTCGCTCCTCTCGCTTTGGTGCATACGGTTACACCGAGCCGGGCCCTGACAGCTCTGGTCCGAACTCCGCAGACCAGGCTTCTTGGGAGAACGTAAACTGGAAGTCGCTCCAGACGCAGTGCCTTGAAAGGAACAGCGCCATGTATAAGACGCCAGATAGCGGTTGGAATGGTCTCCTCCCCTTGCAATATGAAGCCATTCAACTCAATGAGAAACGACACTCCTCACCAGGATTCCAGACACGGTCGGCAGTGATACTTCGCGCGTGGCATGATATGCAATGGACTGAAAATATGAAGCACCACGTTCGAGCGCTGATAATGGAGCTTTCGTTGCACTCTGGTGCGGAATATGAGGTGTTCCTCTTGACTCATGTCAAGGACAACGACATACCGCTATACGGCCctgatgacgaggagaatATCCAGAACCTAAAGGAAAGATATATCCCAAGGGAGTTTTGGGGTATAACGATATTCTTCAATGAGCAGACACTGGAGTCTTGGTATCCCAAAGTGGACGAGCATAA ACCATTGCATCAGCACTTGCAGCCCCTGCAGATATTCTCCGTCGCATTCCCCGAATTCGACTACTACTGGCAGTTAGAGATGGACGCCCGGTTCACGGGTCATGCATACCACTTCCTTCAACGAGCAAGCGACTTTGCAAAGCAGCAGCCCAGAAAATACCTATGGGAAAGGAATGCATACTTTTATATACCCGGTGCGCATGGGAGCTGGACGAACTTCCTCACGACAGTCGACGAGTCAATGGAGAGCAAAGGGAGCATTTGGGGCCCTGCTCCCCCGGACTCTCTACCATGGCTGGACCCCGTTGGGCCTGAGCCTCCGGTGGAGTTCCCTGAGGACGATGATTATGAGTGGGGGGCTGGCGAAGAGGCAGATCTGATTACTTTTCTTCCAATATTTGATCCATCCGATACAACGTGGGTGTTCTCAACCATGGTCTGGGATATTCCCGAGGATATACCGCGACGTGCATCCCCGGTTACCATGGGTCGATTCTCCCGTCTCCTACTGCGCTCAATCCACGATGCACAAGCGGATCAAGGGATCGCACTGGTGTCAGAGATGACGACCTCATCCTTCGCATTATGGCATGGTCTGAAAGCCGTCCACGTTCCGCATCCTCTATATGCAGACGGCAAATGGACGCCGAAAGAGTTGGCAAGGATGGTAAATCGGGGTCAGCCGGAGAGAATCAACAGTGGGCTAGACAGTCTCTGGAATTGGAACCACAGATTCGACCATATCCTGTATCGAATGACTTATATGTTCACTGCTCAGGCTTCCGAAGACTTTTACCGCAGATGGCTAGGCTTTGAAGCAGACCCCAATCAATACACCGACGGGAGTTATCACCAAGATCCCCAAGGACGGAATTGGTTTGATGGTGGTGCTTTACGCGAGGATTTATATGGCCCGCTTTGCTTCCCATCTATGCTTCTGCATCCTGTCAAGAACACCGCCTCTAGAAAGGGAAGTGACATGGCTGTTCCTGTCTGA